Sequence from the Strix uralensis isolate ZFMK-TIS-50842 chromosome 1, bStrUra1, whole genome shotgun sequence genome:
CACCAAGGCGCTGCCTGGAGCAGCCCTCTCACAGTGGCAAGTTCCTCCAGCAGTCAGTTTGACGCATGCACACTGCACACCCGGGACCTGAAACCACCGCAACTGTATTGCCAGTAAACCTGCAATGTGGACTTCGGGTCAAGGAGCTAATAACTTGCAGCAAATCAAACCCTgctcttccctctctgctgcaCCATGCATCTACTGGGAGATACAACAAGTTGTGCAAAACAGCAGGATCTCTACAGCCTCACAGCTTGTGTGAGCCACCTGTGCGCTTTTATGCCTGTGCATGTTAGATGAAGAGCACTATCCTTCTCTGTGACACCGTTCTGTTCCTTCTTTACATATAAGTGCTTCAAAAACATGTAAGCAGTAGAGAATTAGTGTGTCTAGAATTGCACATTTAAAGGTAGTGCATCAGTTGTACATTGTATTCAGGAATGCAAGAATAAATGAGATTTGAACATGTATCTGAACCGTCTGGCACCACAATCCTTTTACATCAATCTGTTTATATGTGCTATTGgcataagcaaaaaaaaaagtagtgtaaAAGCATCTGGGAATTGTATTTGTAAGCAATGGCCCCTGACACTGacaatactggaaaaaaatggatGGGCATTATATGAATTAGGAACCTGCAAGAATGAAAGCCTCAAAATGTGCCCACTCCGAGTTCATAAAAGGACTTGACACGGATTTCCTAGTGGACACactaaaggaaagaaaggtttgAAATAGTTCAGGAAAGTCCTTGGGACTTTATTGTGCCAGAGTTCAGCTGCAGTAATTGCAATAGTTGCTTCCAGCCTTTATTCTGTGACCTCTCTTGAGCAGCTTCCCCTGTCACTGCTACCATGGGAAAACCAGGTCTGTGCTGGGGGTAAAGAAAGGAGCATCCTTCCACGCTGCAAGGGCTCCTTGCTGGCTAAATGTGGAGTGAGTAGATCAGTTACAAAGGTGTTCTCGTTATGCCATGTATATGGGCAGAGAACAGCACCAGTGCCAGCTTTTCTGGTTTCATAGCAATCATTGCAATACACGGAGGTTTAAAGGGGATCTTGTGTATTTCTATCaattttatgttttctctgtTATCTAAAACAACTTCCATCTTTCCTATGCCGTGCAGTGGTGCTGAAGCCACTGgttattttctgcaaaatgcCAGCCTTGGGATCAGACTCATGAAAGTACGGAGGGGATGAAGTAACCTCATCTTGGCAAGCCAAGTCTCCATATGCCTGCCAATGTTGCTGAAATCTTGTGGTTGTAGAAATAACCTGTAAGAAATGTAAGATAGGATAGCGCCTAGCTTCCATGAGCCATCTCAATTCTTTTACTTCTGAGGCATCAGCACAATTGCTTGCTGTCCCTTATGTGGGATTAGTAGTAGCTCCATGTTTGAGCCCCCATCAGTAAAGATGCTGATTTGGGTCCAGTCCTGAAACCCCTGCTGAAGGGAACAAACTACCTTCATGCAAATAATGATGGTGAATGTAATGAGTATGTGGGAAGGTATTGCAAAACTAGGTAACAATGGGCTCCCCTTCTAGGTGCCTGTCCCTGTGAGTTGCTTCAGTGGTACATTGCTCAGGTGAGACTCAGTTTCAGGAACTGAGCAGCTTGATAAGCCAAGCAGGATATTTTCAGAGGAACCTGGTTAATTCTCAGTGTTGGTGCAGCAGGACCAGAGCTTGTTCCCTGCACACACGTATTCTCTTTACCTCTCTGGCTGAGAATCAGACCTCACTGTTGAGATGTCCACATACGTGACTGTGCAACCCCGCGACCATCATGTGGTGTCATATTTATCAGACAAAAGGAATTAAAACTTAAATCTGATCATGCCTCAGAGGTTAGTGCTTTAAGTtaacagagaagagagaaataagagCAGGTTTCAGGAGAATCCCCCCACCCAGATGTGGCAGGAGGAGCTTTTTAGTGCTTGCTTTGCATTAGATGTATGATACCAACTGGATGAAACAGGCACATGCTGGCTTTGCAGTGTCCTGAGTCTGGACTTACTTCTTCATGATTCTTTGACAGCAAAGTTAGTTCTTCTTTCATGCTCTCTATCTGACTCTCCAGATCCATTTTCGTTAAATTAGCATCATCGATCACTTTATATAGGGAATTAATTTCATCTTCCACTGCCTTTCTGAATGGCTGCTCATTTTCATacctgcagaggaaaaaaaaaaaaaaccaaacaaaaccttaATACAGCACAACTCATcaagaaaaacactgcttttttttttttttaaatgacactgTGCTAATTATCTCGTATGTCCCAGACAAaggcacagaaacacagaagatatACTCTGCTCTCACCTTGTCTCGCTATACTTGAATTTAACTGCCTGAAGTACCCTGTCATTAACTCAGAGTGTAATAAAATAGGCCAAGTTAGCAGTCTGCACTACAGTGGTTATCAGCCTGATAAGATTCCTGAATAAGCACAGAGAGGCACATGCTCTCTTGCTAGATCTGGTATTTATATACAGTATGACTATGTGTGgctttttctctgtttgtttgGCTGTAAAATGAGAATAACTGCTCATTCATCTacaaaaaaacttttcagagcTATGGTTAAAGAAAACATGCACAGATCAAGCATTACTTTTACTAACAGACATGCTGATGGAAATCTGGCCTATGTTCCAGGGTCCCAGTCAAGAACAAATCTCAGTAGTAtcaaaataaagaggaaatttGAATGGTTGGTTTGTCAACTAGAATTGCTGTTAACGCAAATGGCTCATTTCTAAACTGTAGCTGCAATGGTAGGGAAAATTGTGGCAGGCAGTTGCTATTCTACAGCATTGCTTGCTGCATCGTGCCCATTTGCACCTTTTCATTTTAAGCTTTCCATTGAAAATGTGGCTGGGTTGCATGGCGAATCTCCTTGGGTGGGAGGCTTTTGTGTCAAGCCCATCCAGCCTGAGGACCTGGTGTCCAGGGAGGTTAGACAGGGCGGTTGGCAGGTTAGATGGGAGCTGGCTTCATAAACAAGTCCTGCACTCTGCCCCTTGAGAGCCACCTTCCTTGCTGGGAGTTCAACAGCTTGGGAAAGTGGCAGCTGATCCCAGTGAGAATTAGGAGCTTTTAGTATGCAGTGGATTGATTTGGCATTGTTTTTGTTATGTAGACTGCTTGTCCAAGTCagctgacattttttaaaaatattttttaaaactacttaaaataTGAGTGTAGCTTGCTGGTCTTAAAGCCATAAAGGTACAACAGAGTTGcacctttctgaaataaaaggcaAACCTAAGAACATGATTAACACACTTTTTGATATGATTAAATAAAATAACACCAGGGAGACAGAAGTTTAAGGGATGAtaaaaatcataagaaaaaaaaaatcaattattttgaaatacagtttgtGTGACAGATCTTGCAAAAAGCTATTTGTAAATGAAAGAGTCCATTATGAGTAAAAGCTAGAAGGATCATGTCTCCTGAGTAAAATTTAAAGAGCTTCATGCACATGAATGTTAGGCTTTGCAAACAGAAAGACATTAAAGTAGTAGTTTGCCAGTATTTAAGATTTTTTACTATTCATTTATGtcaataaagacaagaaaaatcagAGCAGTCCATTTGTGTTTTCTTATCTAACATTTCCATGTTGACGTTTGTAGTGTTGCAGTTTTTgctttccagctgctgcagcagaatgACTGTTAGCACTTGTGTGgtactgaaaattaaaactaaaatctaAACTAAAAACTAAAAATCACATGGAAGTTTGCCTTTATAAAATGTCAACCCAAATTTGAATAAATACTGACCTCTCAGTAAGAGATCAATGTCTGTATATCAAAGAATAGCTTAAGTAATTTTGTCAATGCACTTTTTTTAACTATAGATCTTCAAAATCTTCCAAAATAATGTTGGCATCATAATTATTTTGCTGTTACAAAAGCCAGTCAGGTGGTTGAATATGCAACTTAAAATAACAAGCCCATACTACTCACTAAGCATTACCCCCCTATAGAGTAAGCGTTTGCCAATGCAAAGTTTCAAAGAAAGTGGCCAGGTAGGTGCCACCACAAGACTACCTGTCTTTAAAATCTTCAGCACAGGCTTGAATGTTCTCGGTGTGCAGCATAAGACGAGCATTTTCAAGAACTGCTTCGCCCACCTAGAAGAAAGAGACAACAGAGCTCAAGCAATGAAGAACTTCAGCATATTAGCTATATGCACTCTACATGTATCTTAAGCAGATGTATAGCTTTGATTCTGAAAATAAACCTTTAGCCTAGGGCTGTTCAAATGACTCATTCCAGATAATTTAATCAATTAACTTTGTACATATAAATTCACAAATTCTCTGCAAATAGTCTGTAATTTTTCATCAAACTGTTCATTGCTCCTAAGCATTCATCTTCTTGTGGAAACAGATTTATTCTGATCGTCAGCTGGTTGCAAGGGGCAAAATTCAAGGTATGTTCATCACTTAAGTCCCACTTATATTTTCTAGATACAGTTTAAGTAGCACTTATGCAGTTCCTATTCTACTTCCCATATCAGCAGTCCTCTTCAGGGTCGTCCTCTTCAGTGAGCCAAGGAATACTTGTTGCTCATGCCGCCTGCGAGCCGTCCTCAGCTCCCAGAGCGTCGTTTTTCTTCTCTGATGGGATCCTGTAAGCTCTTGCGATAGATATGAGACCTGAGAAGCAGGCAGTCTTCAAAGATTATTACACCGAATGTGAAATGCTTTGGAAAGATTGTGCAAATAAGACTGGTATCATCGCTATGGCTCTGGGGGGGGTTTCTTTAATGCCCAGGAGACACTTGAGGGGTAACCAAACCTGAAAGGCTTGTGACATAGCAGCTTGTTGTGATTCAAGAGGGTtatataaaatgataaaaaggtaaaaaaagaccACTGCTTGCCCTGGAGTCACACGTGCACTGAACTATGACCGAAGACGTGCTGAATTCGGTACCATGATTAGAGCAATCATCTCTGCAAATAACTATCTGGGAGCTCCAGCCATCCCGTGGTCCATGCCGTCTCTCTGGAGGAGCTAAACTGAACATCTCTTTGGTCTTTTTCAGGAGATACCCATGGAGATATGCAGTTGAATCTAAACCACCGCATGAATAAGAGCAGCTTTTTAAGCGGGCCAGGAGAGTTCTTGAAGCAGAAATCTTTCTTTAGATAATTAAGTCTGCAACTAAATGAGATTGCAAATCCCCTGAAGCACTCAGCTCCCCTGAGGTGAAACAGGCCATGCAATGTGGAGACATCAAGGCTTCGTCCAGACAAGTTATCTCAAGTACCGCAAATGGGATCGTTGCCTTAGTATGGTCCTACCTGTTCTTTGGCCTGCTGCTTGGTGACGGGGTGAAGGTGGACATGCACAGCTGAAGCATTTCTACGTGGTAATTAGCATTCCCCCTCACAAAAAGTGGCTCACTGCTCCAAGTATCTTATAGATGTTTGGACAAACAAATGTGAAATATGTGAAGGCATCTGATAAGGAGAGATCTGGAGGAATAACCTATTCCCCACACTGAGAAGTCCATAATGGATCATGAAGTTAATAGCACTCTGCATCTTTTAAATCTGAGGAGGCATGAGAGTTAAAAAAAGTGGTTTGCTTACTTCTCACCCACTgttagaaacaaaaaaggaaggtGGCTGTGGCTGGAAGCCTGGGGCTGAATCTCCATTCCTGCCAGCTCCAGCTTGGGGCTTGACTTCCAAAGGAAAGAGAGCTCATGCCATTGCATGGGTGGccaatttttctttaataaatgtaGGATTTCTTGGCCAATTCCAACTGATATGATAGAAGGATAGGCCATCTCAGAGGCATGCAGTTCTAGCGTTTCATGAAAATAGCATCTAGACAGAGAAGAGAGGTCCTGTGAATActgctgctgggaaaaaaagccccagtTTTGGCATGAGAAAATTAAGAGAGCACAGCGAATGCGTAGGAGCCAGAGATGTTACGAAAGCCCCAGGTGTGGGCAAAGAGATGGTATCTGATGGCACACCAGCCCACCCTGCTGTGCAGCACACAAGCACAGAAGACTTTCATGTGCTCTCTTGCACACAGAACTGGCTCTTCTTCATCATTCAAacctttatttccttctctctgcttttttgcAACCCCACTTTACCAGCACTGGCCTAACTCCCCAACCCCTGGGTTGTCACTTCTGTGGCATTTCAGAGGGCTGAGCAGAGCCAGGACTTTGGAGGAGTACTGCTCTGCTGTCCTTGGGTCCCCTTGCATCAGGAGACCTGACTTTCTCCTGAAAGACGGAGAAAAGACATTTAGTTTTTACATGGCAGCAGCATGAAGGTAGAGGCAGTTCTTTGACTGAAgctctgaagttttgttttggtttggttttttttttcttgtttttttttttttttttcttcagaagtcttCCTGTCAACTCACACATGTGTGGATCTTCACagaagtttggttttttggttttttttttttttccttccctgactcAAATCAGGGAGCAGAAACGCTGCCCTGTGACTTGCCCTGCCCTGTCAAAACAAACCCATTTGTCTGCGAAAGTGAGCCCACACAGTTACAATATCTGACCTAAAGTCTGAGGAAAATTAATGTCTTTGCGGGAATTTGGAACACCCCCCAAGCAAAAGTAACATTAAATCCTGTGAGCTGCACAGTGTCACTCAGAGGTATGTTAATGGCTAAGTTTAGAGGCTGAATCGTGTGTAAAATGGCTTTTGGGCTGCAACAAAAGCAGAAGCAGGGAATAGCTGATGATTTGCCACTGCCTGGATTTCTGCCTGTATATGGAgacaaactgttttttaaaagtgcttttcagtAGTaatcttgtggggttttttgaggcATTTGGGGTGACTTTTTACCTGACCCTCAGTGGACGTCTTTACCAGAACCCTGGTACCATACTCCTGAGGACTCTGTCAATACCCAGCTCCCCTCTTCATAGATCAGCAGCTAATGCCAAATGTTCAGTGAGAAAGTCCAGGACTTTCCAAAACTGCACACAAACCTGAACTGTGCTATGTAAGTAAAAATGGTATAAAAAAGTCTGATGTTTGGAAGGCTTCAGGGATGAGTGTTGTAGTCAGCAGGTGTTAGCCTGTCAGCCCTTGTGGAAATCAGCTGTGTATGCTTTAAATCCAACAGGGAACCTGAAGGATAAATAATTACAGGGTAGTTTCTATCTAGAAACCTGGTTTCCTGAAAAATTCTCCCTGACTTGCATGAGCTGTGAAAGTCCTTTTCTAAGCTTGAGAAGAAGAGATGTAAGACTTCCATCTAGTGGATCTTTTGTTTGATTTAATTCTCCTAATAATCAAACAGCTGGATGCAAACACGCAGCATTAGTGAGATGGATTCGTAGCCACTTTGCTGACGCAGGTACTAAAATGCATGATGCAGCTGTTTAGGAAACACCCTTCTTTGTGTCCATTGGAAATGAGAGGGCTCGCAATGCTGCAAGCACTTGGATATTGCCTCCTCTGCTTGTAAAGCAGAAGGCAACGGCTGTCCTGCCTCACAGGCTTCTGAGAGGCTTAATTCACTGATGATCGTGTGGCATTTAAATGGTCAAGGTGGGAAGTgttatcaaaatgcaaatattattaCTAATAATAGCTCCTTTAAGTCACGTATTGTCTTTCAACACTCGCATCTGTGATGCACATACACCTTttgaacaagatttttttttagctcttgAATTAACGCTGAATGTTTGTGGTATAAAGCATCTTAACTAGAAAGCAGCAacaattttctttgattttaccGCAATTTTATGGACatgaaagcaattttaatttttagaaaaaaaacccctatcaaAGTCTGCATCAACATATGGCCCATTTACTGGGTTATGACTGGCAGTGAGGAAAACCAGCCACTTCAAGGGAGTTTGCAGACTCCAGCCTTGATAAAGGATGATGTGGTACAGACACTTATGAGGACAACTTATCCTTGATGGCTGGCaatttttgatttttaacagaCATCTGACCAAGTTTGGAACTGCAAACTTTACTATGCCTTTCAAATTCTTAGCTATGCTTTATCGATAGCTTTGTATACTTTCACTATTCTTACAAATGCCTAATCCCTTTCTGAATGCTGATGAATTTGTGGCCTCAGGTGTGGCCTGTGATAATGAATCTCATGGTTTAATTATTCACGTAATAGAAAATTATCTGGCTTTTAAGGTCACTTCAGTTAAAGCAAATGATGCCTCCGTGGAGAAAGATCAGAAGATACCAGTCTAGTCTTTCCTTCCATGGAAGGAAATACCATATTCCCTGATATCAGCCCATTGCCTCCGACACATTGTAATTCACAGATAAATCAGGCTAAAATCACGCAACCCAGTGCCTGCTGCTCAGATGCCAAGCAGTAAACTTGTCACGCTTTTGGTTACACTTTCTGTGTTGAACCCCTTTCTCAGAGCCTGAAGGAGAAAATCTCAAAGGTAGCAAGAGTGGCATTTGTTGCATCGCCTTGGGAAAGGCAATACCTAGAGAGAGGCGGGGAAGATTGATAGGTCCTTTGCCAATTCCTGCTGCCTCCAGGAAAACACAATTTCATTTAGAGATCGAATATTTTATGAGTAAACAGGACTGCATCAAAGAATTCCTGGTTCTCAAAGCAGGAGATACCTACTGAAGAAAcaatctgtaaaaacagtagtgTTGCCTAAGCACCAGAAGACAACCTCACCCCTCCCACCTCACAGCTGTATGTGAAGGTAGTCCGAGGTTATGCTGTTGGAGGTGGCTGAGAGAACATAATTAAAGCTAATTTATTGCCATCCTCTGTATGGCAGTTGACCAAGCTCTGTGCCATTTTGTGGGAGTTTGTTGTGCCCTTAGATCAGCGGCAGAATGCTGTTTCACCTACTTACAGACACTAATCATGCACTGTGTTGCCTTACAGTGTGTTACAGATAATACTCAGCAGCTCTCCTGGCCCCACAGCAAATAAATTACTGGGTGCGAGTCCAAATATGGTGATTCCTTGGGCTGTCAGTCCTGTATACTCTCCAGGCTTAATATTAACACTGAGTAAATGCTGACAGTAAGGCCAGGTGCAAATAAAAGTAACTCTGGAAAAAACTCTGGTGATCTTTCAAATGCTCCCAACTGTGCACAGGAGTCACAGCAGTGATCAAATTGGTCCAGGACATTGATTCCttcttctgcttttgtgtttACTCCTGTGACCTGAACTGTGCTGCCTGCCATCTCATAGACAAAATAAATCTCTGTGTCTCCTATGCAGCCGTAATTGAACGGTCATGGAGGCTGAGCTACCCTCTCCTCTCTGTAAACTTGCTGAGATTATTTCAAGCGTCCATTTTTCCCAGGTACTGTCTTGCTCCCTGGGAAGGAATTGCCATTACAAACAACCTCTTATTCTGCAGAGGAGACACATTTGATTAATTTTCCACAAGAAGACCAGGAtgaagcctggagaaaaggattATGCCTGGAGTAAAGTGAGATGAATTTGTATTTCTGACACATGAATTCCTCTCTGCAAGGATTTCTTATTTCCTGAAAAAGGCCTCCCATTTTGCGCCTGTCTCAGTTAGTGTGTGTCCACCTGCTCTGCTAAAAACCAGCTGCCCAGGTGGATAATTAATGCTTGAGCTGGGTAGTGGCTTCCCATCATTCAGCTCCTGTCAGTGATCCCCTGTTGCAGTAATAGCTCTGACAATTGCAATGAATCAcgagtggtttttttcccctgggggaCCTTCCACTTGTACCCTCCAAGTCACTCGTTGCCACGCTTTTTCCCCTAGCTCTATGTTTGGGAGAAATGCTGGCACCTTGTTGTTATTGCTGGGAGGACAACTACCCCAAATTTGGGATGCTGGGGCACAttgcaggaagggcaggagggaaacGGGACCTCTGGTCCGCTGGTGTCTCTCCTACCCCACTGTGGAGATGGCCCATCACATTTCTGATTTTGGGGCCAGGAGAGTCCTATGTGGACATATCCTTGTCTTCTCACTAGCAGGGCAAGAAGTAGGGGCTCCTGTCTAGAcactccccccccgcctccgtgTATTTTTCTCCACTGCTTCTTATTCAAAAATTGTTCCTATCATGGGTGTTTGGGTTAAAGTGGGTGACTGCTCAAGTGGCTTTCCACCCCAAAACTTTAACAGCTGCTTCATGCGAATGGCACCAAGGGGTTTTATGGCTGCTGGGCATCCCTCCCGGCTGAATGTGCGGGACTGGCTGGGAGTCAAAATGAATCCTCAGattttgcaggaagctgaaaaaaggATATGTCACATTAAGGTAGATGTGGACGTCTACAGAAAATctaaatatatttacaaaacttACATCTAGAAATGTATCTGCCAGGTATCTCTCATTTCTGTTACACCTTGCTCCTGAACACCTTTTACTTTTCCTACTGGGATGCATCATGGCAGGAGGGTACTGACTTTGGGTGATTGCAGCTGTTTCTGCAACAATTGATTttgatgttattttaataaatgtgGCAGTTTCAGTGTTGATGCTGGCATACTTTTGCCAATTAGCTCCAGGATGAATGATTTAATTGGTGTTTGGGCTGGATGAGGTCCTACTTTCATTTTTGGTTAGGTGCttaatataaaaaaagagaagaaacctATTAGTCAGAATTGTACATAGCAGCTCAGATTATATCTGAGAAAGTCAAAACCCACTAAGTGATGCCTCTTTTATTGATTTAATTGCAGTAATTTGGAAAACTTTATGTATTCTCTAATGTGTTTTAATAGTTAGATATGAATGATGCTAATCTTCTCTTATTTTCTATGATACTTGCAAATGCTATTACTACATAGCTTTATTCTTCTGATTTTATACAGGAAGAGCCCAATATTCAAGCTAGATTTCATTATGAGCTGCTCTGATTTACTCATAAGAAGGGGAGGTGGAGGCAATGTGGCAGGATAACAATATGAAGAAGGGTGAAAAGGAAAGCAATTTGGGTGAAAAATTATTACATGAATAAGTCCATCTGCACTACAATGTTGGGGTTTCATATAAAGAAGAATCAAACAGTCCTTCCTAAAGTACCTATGCTTCTACTTTTTTGGTCTTAACCATAAACCCCGGTAGGATTTACAGGTGAGGTCTCCAACTGCAAAATGGCCACTCGTCTGGAAAACATGGGATGGTGGCTGCAAAGCATTAACCCCCATCTCACATCAAAGTCCCCCATCTACCTCAGTGAGATGATAGGTTCGAGGGTATGGTTTTGCGTAAGCATCCCAGATTCAGAGCACCCATTGCCTTCAGCAGCTAGTCCCTTCAGGAAGCTTTATAGGATTAGCAGTGGCAATGTCATTTACCAATACAAAAAGATAGCTTTAAAAGTCAGTGCTTAACTGGGCATTTCTGCTGACATGATCTTTGTACAGCAGCTTATGCTGCCACATTCAAGGTTCAGATGACACTTGTAGCGTTCTGGCTGAGGACCTGCCCTAAAAATGCAGCGCACTATAAAAATGCACCCTCTTTCCTATGCCAGAGTAAAGCTCTGGTCAGCCCAAGGCAGAACACACAATTGTCCTGGGGAACTTAAAGTTGTCTTTCAGGTTTTCTGAAGACCTGCCAACAGCATTTTCCGTGCCTGCACAAGTGCTGCCAGGAAGAGATGTGGAAGATGCCAGGCTTCAGCTCTTTGGGGTCCCGTCCGCTCCTGCTGGCTAGAAGTCAAGAAGCCGGGACTCGTGAGGTGCAGTGAGACCTCAGGGGACAGAGCCCTGTGTTCACTTCAAGCAGGATATCAGCCTGCAAAGTCTTACTGGCCTTACTGGTCAGCAAATGGAACTGCTTCTTGTCCATGAGGTCAATACAAACACCATTTTGCACTCCCACAATAAACACTTCCCCGAAGAACCTGCAACCTGCGCTGGTGGGAGTAAGGAATCATGCGGTggcaaagggaaggaaagaaatcactcATTTGTAGCCAtataattgttattttaaaaataaatagagcttttgaaaatgtgattaAGAAAACGAGGGAATAAAGTAAAAATCTGaattgctaattaaaaaaaaaccaacgtgCTTGTAATGATATCATGTTGAGGGATAAACTAATTCAGTCCTAgtagttttcttttaataattttgatgCCTAGTGTAATAGccacagctaagaaaaaaaaattaagaaaaaaaaccccacccattttAATCAGCCCAGACTATCGCGCCTTGGGGTGCATTTCAATCTCCCCCATGCACAGGATGCCTGAGGCAATTCTCCTGCTTAATAGGCATTTTCCACAACACACTGTGAAATGATAATGCTAATTATCATGAAGATAGATTTAAAACCCTCTGTCTAGGGCTCCGCGCCTTGAAATCAGGCGGCATTCATCATCAGCATCAACCCTCGCCGCTCAGGGTTGCTAATGACTCGTGAAGCTCCCCCCGTCCCTGCTGCTGCCGAAAGCTCTCCGGAACTCACCTGATGGTAAATTGCCTCCCAGTTCTCCCGCAGTGCTCCCCAGCTGCCCACGCTGGCCGCTTTCTTGTCCAGGTAGACTCTGATGTGTTCTTCGAGCTCCTGGTTGACCTGTTCAAGAGCTCGCACCTTCTCGATGTACTCCACCAAGCAGCCATTCAGGCTCTCGTAGGAGAGACCCCTGCCCTTCTCCAGCCCCGGGGCCAGGGGCACAGCGGCGGAGGAGCTGCGCAGACCCTGGAGGAAGACGCTGCTGATGCCCAGGGCTCTGCGGGACACTCGGGTGCCCAAGCTGCTCACGCCACCGGTGGGGACGGTGCCCACGTAGACGCCGGGGGGTCTCGACAGGCTCCCTCCACCTCCGATGCTCACCCGGC
This genomic interval carries:
- the BFSP2 gene encoding phakinin, with translation MPLPRRRSSFLGQQPSSSTAESSGPPGRRVSIGGGGSLSRPPGVYVGTVPTGGVSSLGTRVSRRALGISSVFLQGLRSSSAAVPLAPGLEKGRGLSYESLNGCLVEYIEKVRALEQVNQELEEHIRVYLDKKAASVGSWGALRENWEAIYHQVGEAVLENARLMLHTENIQACAEDFKDRYENEQPFRKAVEDEINSLYKVIDDANLTKMDLESQIESMKEELTLLSKNHEEDVKVLYKQLAGSQLEELDVPMGSGLDDILEKIRIHWERDIEKNRAETGALLRTKQQAETTAAVRTQEEELVEGLRTEFHETACKIQSLQAETESLRTLKRGLENSLYDAKHWHDIELQNLGSVISKLEAEMGEIKVETEQQQRDRENLLTSKQQLEKDIAAYHCLLDGEQSS